In Pseudomonas sp. HR96, the DNA window CGTCCTGCATGACATCCACGCGGCCCCAACCGGCGATGCCGATGGCCTCGCAGGCACGGGCGCACAGGTCGATCAGCTCGCGTTCGCGGGCAGCGTCCAGGCCACAGGGGATGCGGTATTGGGTGTCGTTGGCGATGTACTTGGCGTCGTAGTCGTAGAACGTGTGCGGGGTGCCCAGGGCGATGGCCGGCAACATCTGGCCACGCAGGGTCGCCACGGTGAACTCCGGACCTTGAATCCATTGCTCGACCAGAACTTGCGAGTCGTAACTGCTGGCGGCCTGCCAGGCGACAATCAGCTCTTCAACGCTGCTCACCTTGGCCATGCCGATACTTGAACCTTCATGGGCCGGTTTGACGATCAAAGGGAAGCCCAGTTCCGTGCTCGCGTAAATACAGTCGGCTTCGCTGGCCAGCACAGCGTGCGCCGGGGTGGCAATGCCCAGGCTCTGCCACACCTGCTTGGTGCGCAGTTTGTCCATGGCCAGCGCCGACGCGAGGATGCCGCTGCCGGTATAGGGGATGCCCATGCATTCGAGCAGGCCCTGCATGCTGCCGTCTTCACCGCCGCGGCCGTGCAGGACGATAAAGGCGCGGTCGAACTTTTCGGTGCGCAGCAATTCCAGCAGGTCGTCGCCCACGTCGATACCAAAGGCGTTGACCCCGGCGTCGCGCAAGGCGTGCAGGCAGGCCTGGCCGGACTTCAGCGACACTTCGCGCTCGGCGCTCTTGCCGCCGTACAGCACCGCGACGCGGCCGAAATCCTCGGGCGCGACGGTCGAAAACAGCTGGGCGTAGCCGCTGTCGGAGTGTGGGGTGCTTACGCTCATTTCAACTTCCCTGCGGCTGCCACAGCGCCGGCGAATAACGGACTTTTCAACAATTGTGGAGCCAGCCCGCCGATATCCCCGGCGCCCTGGCACAGCAGAATGTCACCGGCGCGCAGCAGCGGCTTGACCAGTGGTGCGAGTTCGACGCCACGCTCGATGTAGATCGGGTCGACCTGGCCGCGCTGGCGGATGCTGCGCGCCAGCTGGCGGCTGTCGGCCCCGGGAATCGGCTCTTCACCGGCCGGGTAGACTTCCATCAGCAGCAGCACATTGGCGTCGGCCAGCACCTGGACGAAGTCGTCGTACAGGTCGCGGGTGCGGGTAAAGCGGTGCGGCTGGTAGACCATCACCAGTCGGCGCTCCGGCCAGCCACCACGTACCGCCTTGATCACCGCCGCCACTTCGGTGGGGTGGTGGCCGTAGTCGTCGACCAGCATCACGCTGCCATTCTCTACCGGCAGTTCGCCGTAGACCTGGAAGCGCCGGCCCACACCCTGGAAGCCCGAGAGCCCCTGGACGATGCCTTCGTCGCTGATGCCTTCGTCGGTGGCGATGGCGATGGTCGCCAAGGCGTTGAGCACGTTATGGTTGCCGGGCATGTTGACCGACACGTCAAGCGGCTCGCGGTCGCGCCGCAGCACGGTGAAAT includes these proteins:
- a CDS encoding D-alanine--D-alanine ligase, which codes for MSVSTPHSDSGYAQLFSTVAPEDFGRVAVLYGGKSAEREVSLKSGQACLHALRDAGVNAFGIDVGDDLLELLRTEKFDRAFIVLHGRGGEDGSMQGLLECMGIPYTGSGILASALAMDKLRTKQVWQSLGIATPAHAVLASEADCIYASTELGFPLIVKPAHEGSSIGMAKVSSVEELIVAWQAASSYDSQVLVEQWIQGPEFTVATLRGQMLPAIALGTPHTFYDYDAKYIANDTQYRIPCGLDAARERELIDLCARACEAIGIAGWGRVDVMQDEQGRFWLLEVNTAPGMTDHSLVPMAAAAAGLDFQQLVLAILADSLEARG